A genomic stretch from Sporocytophaga myxococcoides DSM 11118 includes:
- a CDS encoding DUF6625 family protein: MKIGLVACFIGDLPGYYPYFLLTANNNPSIDFFIINDQLTENKHDKNIHFVKMNLKDIEDKVSLKLGRTFTIHNSWKLNDYKPSIGLVFEDLLKEFDYWGWCDLDIIWGNLTNFLSEEKLKNIDVFSTKENWTAGHFTLFRNDRKINQLFLQNPQVYDMLNSEIYYAFEECCHRWDGKFRLIDELVSEGKMVSMFDIVQNAMHNGSISAKFGEEIREYPDKINYAYSNGKLIDLSDGKELMYYHLITVKKIWRFFIPLLKPGTEELYISPFGIRSNFDSGFLGKGIWFYRRLRYCIKGIKKSFVREGVLSILKRKVGFGE; encoded by the coding sequence ATGAAAATTGGTCTTGTTGCTTGTTTCATAGGCGATTTGCCAGGTTATTACCCATATTTTTTATTAACTGCAAATAATAATCCATCGATCGATTTTTTTATCATAAATGATCAGTTAACTGAAAATAAACATGACAAGAATATTCATTTCGTGAAAATGAATTTAAAGGATATTGAAGATAAGGTATCATTAAAACTTGGTAGGACATTCACGATTCACAATAGCTGGAAGTTAAATGATTATAAGCCCTCGATCGGTTTGGTCTTTGAAGACCTACTGAAAGAGTTTGACTATTGGGGCTGGTGTGATCTAGATATTATCTGGGGTAATCTTACCAATTTCTTATCTGAAGAAAAATTGAAGAATATTGATGTGTTTTCTACAAAGGAAAATTGGACTGCGGGGCATTTTACTCTTTTTAGAAATGATAGAAAAATTAATCAATTATTTCTTCAAAACCCTCAGGTGTATGACATGTTAAATTCTGAAATATACTATGCATTTGAGGAGTGCTGCCATAGATGGGATGGGAAGTTTCGCTTGATTGATGAACTTGTCTCTGAAGGAAAAATGGTTAGCATGTTTGACATAGTTCAGAATGCGATGCATAATGGAAGCATTAGCGCAAAGTTCGGAGAAGAGATAAGAGAGTATCCCGATAAAATAAATTATGCATATTCGAATGGTAAGCTTATAGATCTTTCTGATGGAAAGGAGTTAATGTATTATCATCTGATTACTGTAAAGAAAATCTGGAGGTTTTTTATTCCGCTGTTAAAACCTGGAACCGAAGAATTATATATTTCCCCTTTTGGAATAAGATCAAATTTTGATTCAGGATTTTTGGGGAAAGGTATATGGTTTTATAGGCGGTTGAGATATTGCATCAAAGGCATTAAGAAAAGCTTTGTCAGGGAAGGAGTTTTAAGTATCCTTAAAAGAAAGGTAGGGTTTGGAGAATGA
- a CDS encoding NAD-dependent epimerase/dehydratase family protein — translation MKVLIIGSCGFIGRHIVEYYQKKDYEVFGMDLVNNISPTYKYFKVLPNVIPYEKILKSVQPDYCFFTAGNANINFSIENSQADLEANTLQVSIILNAIKNLGLKTLFVNFSSAAVYGNPASLPINEESKINPLSPYGWHKYMAELVCREYSQIYGVPTFSVRPFSVYGPGQAKLLLWDLYHKSKKEENVSLFGTGKESRDFIYITDLLEAVDLIVRKGKKHGEAYNIANGKEFTIDWIANHFLKAAGYKGEIVFTQQVREGDPLNWRADISKIEELGYSQKVDIESGISMYLKWLKENV, via the coding sequence ATGAAAGTTTTAATCATTGGTAGTTGTGGATTCATAGGAAGACATATTGTTGAGTACTATCAGAAAAAAGACTATGAAGTCTTTGGAATGGATCTCGTCAACAACATTTCTCCCACATATAAATACTTTAAGGTATTACCGAATGTAATTCCGTATGAGAAGATATTAAAATCAGTACAGCCGGATTATTGCTTTTTTACAGCAGGTAATGCCAACATAAATTTTTCAATAGAAAATTCTCAGGCCGACCTTGAAGCTAATACCCTTCAGGTTTCTATCATTCTTAATGCAATAAAGAATCTTGGACTAAAAACTTTATTTGTCAACTTTTCAAGTGCGGCAGTTTATGGTAACCCTGCCTCTTTGCCCATTAATGAAGAGAGCAAGATCAATCCTTTATCACCTTATGGCTGGCATAAGTATATGGCAGAGCTGGTATGTCGGGAATATTCACAAATATATGGTGTACCAACCTTCAGTGTAAGACCATTCTCGGTTTATGGTCCCGGGCAAGCTAAATTATTGCTGTGGGATCTTTATCACAAGAGCAAGAAAGAGGAAAATGTTAGCCTGTTTGGAACAGGTAAAGAGTCCAGGGACTTCATTTATATCACCGATCTGCTTGAGGCTGTTGATCTGATTGTGAGAAAAGGTAAAAAGCATGGAGAAGCTTATAATATAGCCAATGGTAAAGAATTTACAATAGATTGGATAGCTAATCACTTTCTTAAAGCAGCTGGATACAAAGGGGAAATTGTTTTTACACAGCAGGTCCGTGAGGGAGATCCGCTAAACTGGAGAGCTGACATCAGTAAAATAGAAGAACTTGGATATTCACAAAAGGTGGATATAGAGAGTGGGATATCAATGTACTTAAAATGGTTGAAAGAAAACGTATAG
- a CDS encoding ABC transporter ATP-binding protein, translating to MKPILEVKNISKKYRINKEGAGYLSLRDTITDLFTGKKASAKEDFWALKDLSFDIYPGESIGIIGRNGAGKSTLLKILSKITTPTEGKIISRGRISSLLEVGTGFHPELTGRENIFLNGSILGLKKSEIVKHLDSIIDFSGVEKFLETQLKHYSSGMQLRLAFAVAAHLEPEILIIDEVLAVGDAEFQKKCIGKMGEISKSGRTILFVSHQLGIVSQLCRRAILLNNGTLVHDDTPASVIDLYINNHQSKEDQYINESSSKEIYISSVRTLNDKNEQTNSFVFDQKILIEIIIKNTSVARGVKLSCTIQSKTGEYLTTLIEDLDKFENLGEDIYKLKIEYPAKIIAPNSYAFRVALFFPHGKVYDLVEMICPIKIQDNGSNMALFEGVDYGNFILDYKVVN from the coding sequence ATGAAACCGATACTTGAAGTAAAAAATATTTCGAAAAAATACCGGATTAATAAGGAAGGAGCAGGGTACCTGTCTTTGCGAGATACTATAACGGATTTATTTACCGGTAAAAAGGCAAGTGCAAAAGAGGACTTCTGGGCATTGAAGGATCTTTCATTTGATATATATCCAGGTGAAAGTATTGGAATTATCGGAAGAAACGGAGCCGGGAAATCTACATTATTAAAGATTCTATCAAAGATCACAACTCCCACAGAAGGAAAAATTATATCCAGAGGACGAATTTCAAGTCTGCTGGAAGTCGGTACCGGCTTTCATCCTGAATTGACCGGTAGAGAGAATATTTTTCTTAACGGATCTATTCTTGGGCTTAAGAAAAGCGAGATTGTCAAGCATTTAGATTCAATAATAGATTTCAGTGGTGTAGAAAAGTTTCTTGAAACTCAGCTGAAACACTATAGCAGCGGAATGCAGCTAAGACTGGCATTTGCTGTTGCTGCTCATCTTGAGCCGGAGATATTAATTATTGATGAGGTTCTTGCTGTGGGTGATGCAGAATTCCAAAAAAAATGTATTGGAAAGATGGGGGAGATTAGTAAAAGCGGAAGAACAATTTTATTTGTCAGTCATCAACTGGGAATAGTTTCACAACTCTGCAGGAGAGCAATATTACTTAATAATGGCACTCTGGTTCATGATGATACACCAGCCTCTGTTATCGATCTTTATATAAATAACCATCAGAGTAAGGAGGATCAATACATTAATGAAAGCTCTTCAAAAGAAATTTATATAAGTTCAGTCAGAACATTGAATGACAAAAATGAGCAAACAAACTCCTTCGTTTTCGACCAGAAAATTCTGATTGAAATTATTATCAAAAATACATCTGTCGCAAGAGGTGTTAAACTTTCCTGTACAATTCAAAGCAAGACCGGAGAATATTTAACAACATTGATTGAAGATTTGGATAAATTTGAAAATCTTGGTGAAGATATCTATAAATTAAAAATTGAATATCCGGCAAAAATAATTGCTCCAAATAGTTACGCTTTCAGAGTTGCTTTGTTTTTTCCGCATGGCAAAGTATATGACCTGGTAGAAATGATATGTCCGATTAAGATTCAGGATAACGGGTCTAATATGGCTCTGTTTGAAGGGGTGGACTACGGAAATTTTATTCTCGATTATAAAGTGGTGAATTAA
- a CDS encoding alpha-1,2-fucosyltransferase has product MIIICNKPGQLGNRLIVFASFIAFAREHNLKLLNPAFDEYTVYFDGSGPAVSMYPRASKSWFSLYKLRRINYFFFYYLFAVIKRLRFFNGFIKTIAISENEELDIETNKILKESKGKIILVKGWKFRANTLLVKNRNEIIKYFIPSEKYFSRIESYAEKVIKSGTRIYVGIHIRRGDYKSFENGIYYYSDEQYLQQIKRVSQLLKARDLTFILCSNETLNLDYFRQNNLSVETGPGFELDDLYTLSKCDYIIGPPSTFTMWASFYGEKPLYMIKNPQTLFELKDFEVINEF; this is encoded by the coding sequence ATGATTATAATTTGTAATAAACCTGGACAATTGGGGAATAGATTAATCGTCTTTGCTTCATTCATAGCCTTTGCAAGAGAACATAATCTGAAATTGTTGAATCCTGCATTTGATGAATATACAGTTTACTTTGACGGCAGCGGACCTGCAGTGAGTATGTATCCGAGAGCATCAAAAAGCTGGTTCAGCCTGTATAAATTAAGGAGAATAAATTACTTCTTCTTTTACTACTTATTTGCAGTTATAAAGAGACTTAGATTTTTCAATGGTTTTATAAAAACTATTGCTATTTCGGAAAACGAAGAGCTTGATATAGAAACCAATAAAATTTTAAAAGAAAGCAAAGGTAAAATCATACTGGTTAAGGGTTGGAAGTTCAGGGCTAATACGCTGTTGGTAAAAAACAGGAATGAAATAATTAAATATTTTATTCCTTCAGAAAAGTATTTCTCAAGAATAGAATCATATGCTGAGAAAGTAATTAAATCAGGTACCAGAATTTATGTAGGAATACATATCAGAAGAGGGGATTATAAGAGTTTTGAGAATGGGATTTACTATTATTCGGATGAACAGTATTTACAACAGATTAAAAGAGTAAGCCAATTATTGAAAGCAAGAGACTTAACTTTTATCTTATGTTCGAATGAAACCCTAAACCTTGATTACTTTAGGCAAAATAATCTTTCTGTCGAAACAGGCCCAGGTTTTGAACTTGATGACTTATACACATTAAGTAAATGTGATTACATTATCGGGCCACCAAGCACCTTTACAATGTGGGCCTCGTTTTATGGGGAGAAACCATTATATATGATTAAAAATCCTCAAACCCTTTTCGAACTAAAGGATTTCGAAGTAATAAATGAATTCTAA
- a CDS encoding FkbM family methyltransferase, with translation MRTELLYNPILLIQRLGEFFFDKKRLRKVKGTPAASLSLNQLDSLEFLQIIMEEIEVNTIYDLGANVGTWSLLAKTMVPKAAIHAFEPIKEYQEKFLANTRKVDNVRLHKIGIGNMNGEMSMHIAGHSSSFLEITEAITNIFPNERKTGEVFTPVRRLDDYVHENNLPYPQLMKLDVEGYELEVLKNASECLKRCQYLILEVSFSERHKGQALFHEIISFLGKNNFYAYAFPCNMHVGQPITVTDILFKKQEEL, from the coding sequence ATGAGAACTGAGTTATTATATAATCCAATTCTGCTTATCCAAAGGTTAGGGGAGTTTTTTTTTGATAAGAAAAGATTAAGGAAGGTCAAAGGCACGCCTGCAGCTTCATTAAGCCTGAATCAACTGGATTCTCTGGAATTCCTTCAAATAATAATGGAGGAGATTGAGGTAAACACGATCTATGATTTAGGTGCTAATGTTGGTACATGGTCTTTGTTAGCAAAGACAATGGTCCCTAAAGCAGCTATTCATGCTTTTGAGCCTATTAAGGAATACCAGGAAAAGTTTTTGGCTAATACAAGGAAGGTTGATAATGTTCGCCTTCATAAGATTGGCATCGGAAATATGAATGGTGAAATGAGTATGCATATTGCAGGTCATTCATCAAGTTTTCTTGAAATTACTGAAGCTATAACAAACATTTTTCCCAATGAAAGAAAGACCGGTGAGGTCTTTACTCCTGTCAGAAGGTTGGATGATTATGTTCATGAAAATAATTTACCATATCCACAGCTGATGAAACTTGATGTTGAAGGATATGAGCTTGAAGTTTTAAAAAATGCTTCAGAATGTTTGAAGAGATGTCAATATCTGATTCTGGAAGTAAGTTTCTCCGAAAGGCATAAAGGACAGGCTTTATTCCATGAAATAATTTCTTTCCTGGGAAAGAATAATTTTTATGCATATGCTTTCCCTTGCAACATGCATGTGGGGCAACCAATTACAGTTACAGATATTTTGTTCAAAAAGCAGGAGGAGTTGTAA
- a CDS encoding acyltransferase, whose amino-acid sequence MELYLKKLYYRLRYFFDSRTLKMKMYAVNKNYTIGNRTDIHALDILINGPVRGNTNVSIGNDSIIHGEIVLYKHDSKVIIGDRVYIGPGTKIYCYDTIEIKDDVMISWGCTLIDTNAHSLHAEERKNDVLSWAKGWQYKDWSNVKYARILIENNCWIGFNSILTKGVILEENVVVGAGSVVTKKVGRNSVVAGNPAQVIKQVD is encoded by the coding sequence ATGGAATTGTATCTGAAGAAGCTTTATTATCGGTTAAGATATTTTTTTGACAGCAGAACACTTAAGATGAAAATGTATGCTGTTAATAAAAATTATACTATTGGAAATAGAACTGATATTCATGCTCTGGATATATTAATAAATGGTCCGGTAAGGGGAAATACCAATGTGAGTATCGGAAACGATTCTATTATTCATGGTGAGATAGTATTGTATAAACATGATTCAAAAGTAATCATAGGAGATCGTGTATATATAGGGCCTGGCACGAAAATTTATTGTTATGATACAATCGAGATTAAAGATGATGTAATGATCTCCTGGGGATGTACCTTGATAGATACGAATGCACATTCTCTCCATGCTGAAGAACGCAAAAATGATGTACTTTCATGGGCAAAAGGATGGCAATATAAAGACTGGTCCAATGTAAAATATGCAAGAATTTTAATTGAAAATAATTGCTGGATCGGATTCAATAGTATACTTACAAAAGGTGTGATACTGGAAGAAAATGTTGTAGTAGGTGCTGGAAGTGTTGTAACAAAAAAGGTGGGCAGAAATTCTGTAGTTGCAGGAAATCCTGCTCAAGTGATAAAACAAGTTGATTAA
- a CDS encoding glycosyltransferase, whose protein sequence is MVERKRIGLFLESYRTFPSIVIYILNIIRTCNLIDDNKKPIFVILHKEDSPLDELKQFNYPYLELYELKDIYASALQRAVNKISRKILGKNLTPFIDKGFPQDLDCIFPYSERPECTYIKHKIIWKPDFQEFHYPVYFSPADLDNHTIFLDHISKLECDLILSSDDSKRDYERYYPSHANKIKVVNFTSFLPPFNQINISQLKGKVNISRPYFLVANQFWPHKNHINVLKAMSQVKKKLGYMPFQMVFTGKTSSDRDKDLKKKLDYYINLNQLNEDVIYTGFINREDQLALMKNSIAVVQPSLFEGWSIVIEDVKAMNHRVIASSISVNKEQIVDNAYFFDPFDFKELAEIMLKVFESPESIKVKDYSVEINKFKENLELVFEL, encoded by the coding sequence ATGGTTGAAAGAAAACGTATAGGGCTGTTTCTGGAGAGCTACAGAACTTTCCCTTCTATTGTAATTTATATTTTAAATATCATCAGAACTTGTAATTTGATTGATGATAATAAGAAACCGATATTTGTAATTCTTCATAAAGAGGATAGTCCTTTAGATGAGCTCAAGCAATTCAACTATCCTTATCTTGAACTTTATGAATTGAAAGATATTTACGCAAGCGCATTACAACGAGCAGTAAATAAAATATCAAGAAAGATCTTGGGGAAAAATCTTACACCATTTATTGATAAAGGATTCCCCCAGGATTTAGATTGTATTTTTCCTTATTCTGAAAGACCTGAATGTACTTACATTAAGCATAAGATTATCTGGAAACCTGACTTTCAGGAATTCCATTATCCTGTTTATTTCTCACCGGCGGATCTGGATAATCATACGATCTTTCTTGATCACATTTCGAAGCTTGAATGTGATCTGATCTTAAGCAGCGATGATTCAAAGAGAGACTATGAGAGGTACTATCCATCTCATGCCAATAAAATTAAAGTTGTAAATTTTACATCTTTTCTTCCTCCTTTTAATCAAATAAACATAAGTCAGCTTAAAGGTAAGGTAAACATTAGCCGTCCTTATTTTCTTGTAGCGAATCAATTCTGGCCTCATAAGAATCACATCAATGTGCTGAAGGCAATGAGCCAGGTTAAAAAAAAGTTGGGCTATATGCCTTTCCAAATGGTATTTACAGGAAAGACATCCAGCGACAGAGACAAGGACCTTAAGAAGAAATTAGATTACTATATCAATCTTAATCAACTTAATGAGGACGTAATCTATACTGGTTTTATAAATAGAGAAGACCAACTTGCCTTAATGAAGAATTCTATTGCAGTAGTGCAGCCATCGCTGTTTGAAGGATGGAGCATCGTTATAGAAGATGTTAAGGCGATGAATCATAGAGTTATTGCTTCCAGTATAAGCGTGAATAAAGAACAGATTGTCGACAACGCATATTTTTTCGATCCATTTGATTTTAAAGAGTTGGCTGAAATTATGCTCAAAGTTTTTGAATCACCTGAATCTATCAAGGTAAAAGATTATTCAGTCGAAATAAATAAGTTTAAAGAGAATCTTGAATTGGTTTTTGAACTATGA
- a CDS encoding glycosyltransferase family A protein, which yields MTTLFSIIICSYNPDLRLLERCINAALNQKTDGFDYEIILVDNNSKEKLKNIQFVQDALKRKNGVLRVVEEVTPGLAFARIKGVQESKGSYVVFADDDNELSFHYLITLKYLWDNYSFVGAWGAGAIEVDFIDNAPLWLRKHFKDMFQYRKQKYVQYGCIVGWPEYYPVGSGMAVRKDVFEMYRRNFESGKITAIDRKAGTLSSAGDSQIVWTAILNKIPAGSSPDLALTHIIPFKRTHLKYLTDLNYNISKSYYTALFEMFPEEKNNHIPYNIFSGVGFAVKQMVKAGGNPFLFYKFFKVRNAWNRGLRASLIQ from the coding sequence ATGACAACTCTTTTCTCCATAATAATTTGTAGTTACAATCCTGACCTTCGCCTGTTAGAGAGGTGCATTAATGCGGCACTTAATCAAAAAACTGATGGTTTTGACTATGAAATTATTTTGGTAGATAATAATTCAAAAGAAAAGTTAAAAAACATTCAATTTGTTCAGGATGCATTAAAAAGGAAAAATGGAGTACTGAGAGTTGTGGAAGAAGTTACACCTGGGCTTGCCTTTGCAAGAATAAAGGGTGTACAGGAAAGCAAAGGGTCGTATGTGGTTTTTGCTGATGATGACAATGAGCTTTCTTTCCATTATCTTATTACGCTTAAATATCTTTGGGATAATTACTCTTTTGTTGGAGCGTGGGGGGCAGGTGCTATAGAGGTAGACTTTATTGACAATGCACCTTTGTGGCTCAGGAAACATTTCAAAGATATGTTTCAGTATAGAAAGCAGAAATATGTACAATATGGATGCATAGTGGGGTGGCCGGAGTATTATCCTGTAGGCTCTGGTATGGCAGTGAGAAAGGATGTCTTTGAAATGTATAGAAGGAATTTCGAATCAGGGAAAATAACTGCCATAGACAGAAAGGCGGGAACTTTGTCCAGTGCCGGGGATTCACAGATTGTATGGACTGCCATTCTTAACAAAATACCAGCAGGCTCATCTCCCGACCTTGCATTAACCCATATTATACCTTTTAAGAGGACGCATCTGAAATACCTTACAGATCTTAATTATAATATCTCCAAATCATATTATACTGCTTTGTTTGAAATGTTTCCGGAAGAAAAGAACAATCATATTCCTTATAATATCTTTTCAGGTGTTGGTTTTGCAGTAAAGCAAATGGTTAAGGCAGGAGGTAATCCATTTTTGTTTTATAAGTTTTTTAAAGTCAGAAATGCCTGGAACAGGGGGTTAAGGGCATCTTTAATTCAATGA
- a CDS encoding glycosyltransferase family 61 protein has product MKSVRTIYYPACLKRAAPARMRAGDQDSFENLKFSTFNKSDLLRFDNVLLTSNGVIFQNFKPYKALVNCFEQDFQKYWFRFLIKVLLLSKGRVLSGKEKYLLVYDNYSGPKGFFHWISDCLTRLVEIKDEINEYVVIVPFYFKNEQLYQETLSLFNIKRIEYIEEKEYFRISNMYSLNYIAPSGIFRPENVQKLRDHVWNKLEVKDLGSDKGEKIYISRAKASRRKVLNEEEVTTVLKNEYGFSIVYLEDFSFFDQVKIMYHAKYLVGIHGGGLTHIHFLKPGSGVLELRKENDFENNVYYFLADSLSVNYNYLFCEHNQISSSANNFDLKVEITELRKSVEDLLTL; this is encoded by the coding sequence ATGAAGAGCGTCAGAACTATATATTACCCTGCGTGCTTAAAAAGAGCAGCCCCTGCAAGAATGAGGGCCGGTGATCAAGATTCATTTGAAAATTTGAAATTCTCAACTTTTAATAAGTCAGATTTACTAAGATTTGACAACGTTCTGCTTACTTCAAACGGAGTCATTTTCCAAAATTTTAAACCATATAAAGCTCTTGTTAACTGCTTTGAACAAGACTTCCAGAAATATTGGTTTCGCTTTTTAATCAAAGTTTTACTTCTTTCAAAAGGAAGAGTTCTTTCAGGGAAAGAAAAATACCTTCTTGTTTATGATAATTATTCAGGACCCAAAGGCTTTTTTCATTGGATTTCGGATTGCCTGACCAGGCTTGTCGAGATTAAAGATGAGATTAACGAATATGTTGTTATAGTCCCATTCTACTTTAAGAATGAGCAGCTGTACCAGGAAACGTTATCTTTATTTAATATTAAAAGAATTGAGTACATTGAAGAGAAGGAGTATTTTAGAATTTCAAATATGTATAGCCTGAACTACATAGCTCCCTCTGGCATTTTTCGCCCGGAAAATGTACAGAAATTAAGAGATCATGTGTGGAATAAGCTTGAGGTAAAAGATTTAGGAAGCGATAAAGGGGAAAAAATTTATATTTCCAGGGCAAAAGCTTCTCGCAGAAAAGTTCTTAATGAGGAAGAAGTAACTACTGTTTTAAAGAATGAATATGGCTTCTCAATAGTATATCTGGAAGATTTTTCATTTTTTGATCAGGTGAAAATAATGTATCACGCAAAATATTTGGTTGGCATACATGGAGGGGGCCTAACGCATATACATTTTTTGAAGCCAGGCAGCGGCGTATTAGAGCTGAGGAAAGAAAATGATTTCGAAAACAATGTTTATTATTTTCTTGCGGATTCATTGAGTGTAAATTATAACTATCTTTTTTGCGAACACAATCAAATTTCTTCTTCTGCCAATAATTTTGATTTAAAGGTGGAAATTACAGAACTAAGAAAATCAGTTGAGGATTTGCTAACTTTATAA
- a CDS encoding glycosyltransferase family 2 protein: MNSKLNKISIITPSYNQGIYLEETILSVLNQNYPDVELIIIDGGSKDNSLEIIQKYSSGLSYWVSEPDSGQSEAINKGFDKATGDILMWLNSDDVLLEGSLSKINELFNQNPDIDIIHGQSLLFGDDIKNQIIGKDDVDLEYKYLAYIPFPQPASFLRRKVLNNLLRVNTSLHYGMDFDLYVRAYLQGFQFMKVDYLFSKYRIHKSSKSNDDLKFAADWAKIFSSVARSLKGNEEIIKILKDAELYTFDNSTYDVTQKLSAEHLKKSLLYHLYIQAHYNYSALELVRAFKLCKIIERTDPLFYRDMKLSALSFRSLYFPKSLISFLRKLTRN, encoded by the coding sequence ATGAATTCTAAGTTAAATAAGATATCTATCATCACTCCATCATATAATCAGGGAATTTACCTGGAGGAAACTATATTGTCGGTACTCAATCAGAACTATCCAGATGTAGAGCTTATTATTATAGATGGTGGAAGTAAAGATAATTCGCTTGAAATTATACAGAAGTATAGTTCAGGATTATCTTATTGGGTAAGTGAGCCGGACAGCGGACAAAGCGAGGCGATCAATAAAGGCTTTGATAAAGCTACCGGTGATATATTAATGTGGTTGAACAGTGATGATGTTCTCCTTGAAGGATCATTAAGTAAGATCAATGAACTCTTCAATCAGAACCCCGATATAGATATTATTCATGGCCAGTCACTTCTTTTCGGAGATGATATAAAGAATCAAATTATTGGAAAAGATGATGTTGATCTTGAATACAAATATCTGGCATATATTCCTTTTCCCCAACCAGCATCATTCTTGAGAAGGAAAGTGTTGAACAACCTGTTAAGAGTAAATACATCTTTGCATTACGGGATGGATTTTGATCTTTATGTCAGAGCTTATCTTCAGGGATTTCAGTTTATGAAAGTAGATTACTTATTTTCTAAATATCGCATTCATAAATCCAGCAAGTCTAATGATGATTTAAAATTTGCTGCAGACTGGGCAAAAATATTTTCTTCTGTAGCAAGGTCCTTAAAAGGTAATGAAGAAATCATTAAAATTTTAAAGGATGCTGAGCTGTATACTTTTGATAATAGCACCTACGATGTAACTCAAAAACTGAGTGCTGAGCATTTAAAGAAATCTTTACTGTACCATCTGTATATTCAGGCTCATTATAACTATAGCGCTCTGGAACTCGTGAGAGCTTTCAAGCTATGTAAGATTATAGAACGGACAGATCCGTTGTTTTACAGGGATATGAAATTATCTGCACTTAGTTTCAGATCACTTTATTTTCCTAAATCTTTGATATCCTTCCTAAGAAAATTAACCAGAAATTAA
- a CDS encoding TylF/MycF/NovP-related O-methyltransferase, with protein MNLRDLIPDRLRLLRVRLKWFLNNYNSIKYNSELFTPEELQGPVTFFADGLITSNNCDFITEENFSKAYQLAKETNPWPNFTLQWRVYTVCWFANFVKDLDGDFVECGVNTGAYARAIIEYVKFEKLEKQFYLFDTYEGLVESMVSEKEKEAGIGGYVGFYNDVYNQVKETFAPFENVRIVKGIVPQSLSSVKVDKICYLSIDMNCVEPEIAAAEFYWDKIVSGGVIILDDYGFPKHIEQKNAFDAFAKKKKVQILSLPTGQGIILKK; from the coding sequence ATGAATCTTAGAGATCTTATACCAGACAGACTAAGGCTTTTAAGGGTAAGACTTAAATGGTTTTTAAATAATTATAATTCTATAAAATACAATAGTGAATTATTCACTCCTGAAGAACTTCAGGGGCCAGTCACTTTTTTTGCTGACGGTTTAATCACTAGCAATAATTGTGACTTTATTACTGAGGAAAACTTTTCCAAAGCTTATCAATTGGCTAAGGAAACCAATCCATGGCCTAATTTTACTTTGCAATGGAGGGTTTATACAGTTTGTTGGTTTGCAAATTTTGTAAAAGATCTTGATGGTGATTTTGTAGAATGTGGTGTAAATACCGGAGCATACGCAAGAGCCATTATTGAATATGTAAAATTTGAAAAGCTTGAAAAACAGTTTTATCTTTTTGATACCTATGAAGGATTGGTAGAGTCAATGGTCTCTGAAAAAGAAAAAGAAGCTGGCATTGGAGGTTATGTAGGGTTTTATAATGATGTTTACAATCAGGTTAAGGAGACTTTTGCACCATTTGAAAATGTCAGGATTGTCAAAGGCATAGTCCCTCAGAGCCTTTCATCAGTTAAGGTTGACAAGATTTGCTATCTGAGTATAGATATGAACTGTGTGGAACCTGAGATAGCAGCAGCGGAATTTTATTGGGATAAGATTGTTTCCGGAGGAGTTATAATTCTGGACGATTATGGATTTCCTAAACATATCGAACAAAAAAATGCCTTTGATGCATTTGCAAAGAAAAAGAAGGTACAAATACTTTCTTTGCCAACAGGACAGGGCATTATTTTAAAAAAGTAA